TGAGGGTCGCCGACAGGTTCTTGGTGATCTGGTAGCGGGTCATCAGGTCCACCAGCCAGTAGGCCTCCTGGGAAATGTCTTCGTTGATCTTGCGCGGTGCGTTGTAGACCGAATACCAGCCCTCGCTCTGCCAGCGCAGGCCGCCACCGACGGTCAGCTTGTCCAGGTCGCCCTTGAGCTTGTAGCTGGTGTAGAGGTTGACCTGGTCCTGCGGCTCGAAGGTGGAGATCTTGTCGCCCTCGTCATCACGCACGATCTTGTGGGTGTAGCCGGCCTGCACTTGCCAGCCCGGGCTCAGTTCGCCGGAAATCTCCAGTTCGTACCCCTTGGTCACGGCCTTGGCGCCCTTGAAGGCGTAGTTGTCGGGGGTGGGCGACTGGTTGTTGTAGGCATCGTCCGGCACCGAGCGGTTGGTCTCGTGCACTTCGAAGTAGGCCAGGCTGCTGTTGAGGCGGCCTTCGAAGAACTCGCCCTTGAGCCCCAGCTCGTAGTTCTGGCCTTCGTCCGGGTTGAGCAGCTTGCTGTCCTTGTCCTTGTTCCAGCTTTCCTGGGGCATGAAGATATCGGTGTAGCTGGCGTAGACCGAGAAGTGGTCGTCGAGGTCGTAGACCGCGCCGACGTAGGGCACGAAGCGTCCGCTTTCCTTGTAGGACGGGGTCAGGCCAGTGAGGTGATAGTTGACCACGCGCCCGCCCAGAAACAGGTTCAGGTCGTCCATCAGGTTGAGGCGGGTGGTCATGTAGGTGCCGGTCTGGCGCACGGTGTCGTCGGTACGCTGGGCCGGCAGCCCCCAGATGGGCCGTTCGATCTTGCCGTGCCAGTTGTAGAAGTCCACCACGTTACCCTTGCCCCCGGGGAAGTCCGGGGACCAGTAGCCCTTGCCGGTCCAGCGCGAGTTGGCAATGGAGCCGCCCAGCACCAGTTCATGCTCGCGGCCGAACAGATTGAAGGGGCCGCTCAGGTACAGGTCGGCGGAATCGCTGGTGGTGTCGCCGGTGTACTTCTGTGCGTTGACCTTGGCCGTGCCATCGGTCTGCGGCTCGTCGAACTGGATCGAGCCGAGTTCGGCGTGGTAGCTGTTGATCTTGTGGTCCAGTTGCAGCTTGGCGACCCAGCCATCCCCCAGGTCGTGTTCGAGCATGGCAAAAGCGGTGCGGGTGTATTGCTCCCAGCCGCTCCAGGTCGCGCCGTTGTTGTAGGAGCGCGACATGCTGTTGTGCCCGCCGGTGGCGTTGATCAGCGGGAAGGTGCCGGACCAGCTGGAGCCCTTGGGGATGTTGTCCTGGTAGTCGCCGCCCACGGTCAGCAGGGTGTCGGGGGACAGGTCGAATTCGAGGATGCCGTAGTAGGTCGAGGTCTTGCGCGAATAGTGGTCGAGGAACGACTGCTTGTCCTGGTAGGCCGCCACTGCGCGGCCGCGAACATTGCCGGTTTCGGTCAGCGGCCCGCTGACGTCCAGTTCGCTGCGGTAGTTGTCCCAGGAACCCATGCCCAGGGAGGCGTGGCCCTGGAACTGGGCGGTGGGCTTCTTGCGCACCAGGTTGATGGTGGCCCCCAGGGAGCCGGCGCCGGTCAGCAGGCCGGTGGCACCCTTGAGCACTTCCACCCGGTCGTAGATGGCCATGTCGCTGAGGGTGTTGCCAGCCGAATAGGCGACGTTGCGCACGGTGGAGGGGATACCGTCGTACTGGAAGTT
The DNA window shown above is from Pseudomonas protegens CHA0 and carries:
- a CDS encoding TonB-dependent siderophore receptor, giving the protein MQIIPISYGTSMHLPTLTPARSILALAICLACNPVMAVEPTTATGNQATATYSFAIARQSLANALDQLSTQSGLQIAYSAALAQGIESAGVSGRMSAEQALGKLLAGTGLGFERNGANAVLLTRLPQSSQAVELEATQIVSNQLGTVTEGSGSYTPGTIATATRMVLTPRQTPQSITVVTRQHMEDFGLNNVDDVMRHTPGITVSAYDTDRTNYYARGFSINNFQYDGIPSTVRNVAYSAGNTLSDMAIYDRVEVLKGATGLLTGAGSLGATINLVRKKPTAQFQGHASLGMGSWDNYRSELDVSGPLTETGNVRGRAVAAYQDKQSFLDHYSRKTSTYYGILEFDLSPDTLLTVGGDYQDNIPKGSSWSGTFPLINATGGHNSMSRSYNNGATWSGWEQYTRTAFAMLEHDLGDGWVAKLQLDHKINSYHAELGSIQFDEPQTDGTAKVNAQKYTGDTTSDSADLYLSGPFNLFGREHELVLGGSIANSRWTGKGYWSPDFPGGKGNVVDFYNWHGKIERPIWGLPAQRTDDTVRQTGTYMTTRLNLMDDLNLFLGGRVVNYHLTGLTPSYKESGRFVPYVGAVYDLDDHFSVYASYTDIFMPQESWNKDKDSKLLNPDEGQNYELGLKGEFFEGRLNSSLAYFEVHETNRSVPDDAYNNQSPTPDNYAFKGAKAVTKGYELEISGELSPGWQVQAGYTHKIVRDDEGDKISTFEPQDQVNLYTSYKLKGDLDKLTVGGGLRWQSEGWYSVYNAPRKINEDISQEAYWLVDLMTRYQITKNLSATLNVNNIFDKSYYTNVGFYNSAAYGEPRNFMLSTRWDF